The Helicoverpa armigera isolate CAAS_96S chromosome 28, ASM3070526v1, whole genome shotgun sequence genomic interval CCGAGAAAAGAATACGAGGATTGAAGTGGTTACAAAGTGATTTTGTGCCCCAAAGGAGGCTGAGTGATTATGATCAGTGCAAACAGTGTTATTAGTACAAACTTATACGTGAAATTAAGAAAAagattgttattgttataaaattgagAAGTTTGTGTGATTATTTTTGGATTAACGCGCGTAGGCTAACGTTGCCCACGCCGATTCTAAATATTGCGTTTTGAGTCAACAGTTCATGTAATCGTGCGAGAAGCCTAGCCAGTGCGGCCCTTCGTCATTCGATTACCTGCAAAAATGATGTGGCCGGCGTCGCAAGCGAGTAAAATACTCACATTTCTGCTTCTAGTCATCGTAGTGTACTGCATTTGTATGGACACATTCCTGTTTCTGAGGATACAGAACTATAAAATTGAGGGCTTCGATGTCACGACGAATGTAACACAAGAAACTTCAACGATACAACAGTCAAGGAATTTGCCGAACTACGAGGATGTAACGTGGGTTCCTTGCACCATAAACCCTTTATGTCATCCTACGGTGAAAGCGCTTATGGTGGACCATATCAATCACTACATTTATGGGCCTTTGTGCGCGATTGTCGATGTGGGCCTAGGCATTTCTGAGAACTGGCTGTTTATAACGCCGAACATGATATCCTTCTTCCATGTTTTGGTCGCAGTTATTGGCGCGAAACTGTTGACGTGCCCGAACTTGGCATTCAGAAGAGTTGCCATAGTTTTATTCCAAATTCGAATGTTTTTGGACGATTTGGACGGTCATGTGGCGAGAGAAAGGAAGCATATAAAAGGAGAGAGGTCTGATGTTGGCAGTTTGGGTTACTGGGTCGACGGGATTTGCGACTTGCTTGGAGTCATTGCAATGATGATCGGAATAACGTTATATTTACGGAACAATCCGCCGAGAAGAGGCTACAAGAACACGCCAGCCAGCACTCTCCCTTACCATCAgttgaaagaaataaattcgaCAGAAGACATAGAAAAGGATCATAACACAGACAATGggatttcctataaaactaaAGTGACCTTCCAAAAAATAGCTCAAGTGATTTGCCTGTTTTCGGGACAAATGGTGCTATCGTCGTTAGCTTGGAACagatacatagatatttatcaGGATCTGTTAGAGAATTGTACTGAATACGATGCTATTAGACGTGAGACAATGTTTAGAAGTGGTAAGTTTTTCTTTACGTCTGCCATTTGGAGGATAATGAACCCGCATAGTTACCTTCACGTGTTGTCCTTGGcagtattttgtgataaaaccTGGTGGTTCTTGAAGACTGTACATTATACCGGGTATTTAGGACTAGTGGTAGCAGTTGGTACGtctgaatattttatagataaCATTAGAGCTTATGTATTGAATATGGTCGAAGGACGATGATTGtttaattagaaataaacgCGTTTAATCATTGATAAACTGCAGGTGCTCTATGAGATAAAACTAAACTTTGTCTTAAagataaatatgataaaaatttGAGTCCAAAATACCTGTAACGTTCTGATAATTCGGTGGAACCTAATTTTAGAATGGTTACGAAAATAGATGTTTTGGTTGTTACTAATGCCGACTGTTTCAATGGCGGTTGTATTGTCTATAGTTTTAGAACCGACAAAGTGGTTCGAATTTAGAAACATACCATAACTAAATTGTTGACTGTTTGGATAAATTGTGGGTGTTACGatttttgaatgaaattgataagtttaattatttatattacagaAGTTGTTGCGATGATTTTTCACATAGGTAAATCTATCGATTTTCtaaaacttttttatctttGGTTGCTATAAATGGAATAGCAGACAAAACTGATTACCTTATCTCTAGTTTTATAACCCCGGCATGGGGCTTTCAGTGTCTATCGTTTCATTTTACGCAGACccgaataatatcgtaaaaATTTCATGTAAAAATCTACTACGTGGATAGCATAtggaaaatataacaaaattacaattcaAATGCAGCATTACAAACAAAGTTAGGTTTTAAGGAAAACTGtgaatacacgtaaaaatgatTAACTCACacatttgttataataataaaaataacaatgcgGTATAATATACATGGAAACAAGATGTTTGGGTCATATTAATACCTAGACCAAGAACcgattattttttactacaaaCCATACTTCATTCTGCAGTTACTGAAAATTCTTCTGGTCCATGTACGTCTATTCCATTCCATTACCATgaaattattttcgtaaataaacagATGAAGATCCCttatactatttttttgtattttcgttTGGTCTAAACCCATTACAAATGAATACATTGTCTTTGTCATTGTCACCTTTAGATATTAAATTATTCCCTTCTTCACTCAACAATGAGTGTATTATAATCAACATCCTTTCTTTTTGAtgtgggaagtcatcaaatgatctgtgtcagactcttactgactaaaacccaccatgttccttcttaagcccctTGCCTACCAGgaccgcagtaactctttcgaacaatcccgcagcctacAAAATCCTGActgatgtaacaaaaatattggtcAAAGACAGAGGATGTGGCCTTTTAGCAACAAAATTAAACGTTGTTCCCGGCCATTGAAGACTACTTACAAAGACTATTGTCTGTAGTCTAATGTACAATGTTTAAATACAATAGGGCTATTAAGTTTTTGGAGCGTAAACTTGGTGCATTGTGCGTTATTAGTTTGTAATCAGCTGCCGGAGACTTGAGACTGTAGTTTTCGAAGATGTGTTATTTGGAAAAGTAggacttataaaaatatgaatttggaCGGAAATATCTCCCAAAGTCGAGATCGTCCTCTTATGCAAGTTTGCAAAGTTTTTAGCAGTCCTGAGGGAAATTGTTCTCGTTCACAGATAAAAGGTTTAGGTTCTATTCTATCCGTTAACTAatgaatcggttcagtagttgtGGCTTTAAAGCTCGACAGACATATAGACAGACAGACGCACTTACTTATGCATTTGTAATGTTAGGACCATCAATTTGTTTATCATCCTGAGACATATTATGAACCCATTACTTAATGCATCCTATGACTTCACTACTTAATTGATATGCATTATACCGTCATTAGATAATGCATTTCTTAGTAACTGCGTTTCGttaattagaatttaataaCTTATCGGTATTCTTGTTTTGTTAATGCCAGCGTCAGAATTAATGGTTTTAGTCGACTGCTTTAATCTACATCAATTTGCCCATTAAATTCATATTAGTTAGTTTAtggctattgttttgttttcaacggTACTCCGTTAATTTTTCTAAGAACCTATTAAAAGTCTCCATCTTAGGAAGTCCAAATATTGATATTAGAGCTACAATCTCTTGGTTTCAAGCGCCACCTGGAGGAACATCTTTCCctgcccggataaaatatagcctgcaTATGTCGGGAATAGTGTggtgtagttttccaacagcGAAAGATTTTTTGAGATCGGTTTAGAAGTTTCGTAACCTTAAgcgtacaaacaaaatta includes:
- the LOC110377854 gene encoding ceramide phosphoethanolamine synthase, with the protein product MMWPASQASKILTFLLLVIVVYCICMDTFLFLRIQNYKIEGFDVTTNVTQETSTIQQSRNLPNYEDVTWVPCTINPLCHPTVKALMVDHINHYIYGPLCAIVDVGLGISENWLFITPNMISFFHVLVAVIGAKLLTCPNLAFRRVAIVLFQIRMFLDDLDGHVARERKHIKGERSDVGSLGYWVDGICDLLGVIAMMIGITLYLRNNPPRRGYKNTPASTLPYHQLKEINSTEDIEKDHNTDNGISYKTKVTFQKIAQVICLFSGQMVLSSLAWNRYIDIYQDLLENCTEYDAIRRETMFRSGKFFFTSAIWRIMNPHSYLHVLSLAVFCDKTWWFLKTVHYTGYLGLVVAVGTSEYFIDNIRAYVLNMVEGR